From Medicago truncatula cultivar Jemalong A17 chromosome 7, MtrunA17r5.0-ANR, whole genome shotgun sequence, a single genomic window includes:
- the LOC11435271 gene encoding uncharacterized protein isoform X1 translates to MNMENSRRSLDRSREPGAKKPRLIDELQQGSNQTSRTFPQRQQPTSGVATMLSSGRFRMNDRDSESSDGGGGYHPQPPPHQELVTQYKAALAELTFNSKPIITNLTIIAGENLSAAKSIAGAVCGNILEVPSDQKLPSLYLLDSIVKNIGRDYIKYFAVRLPEVFCNTYRQVDTPVHSSMRHLFGTWRGVFPPQTLQIIEKELNFNPAVNGSASASATLRSDSQSQRPSHSIHVNPKYLERQRLQQSSRTKGVFDDMAGVISNANEGAERPDRALGAARPWLDPRLNMHNNQHTHRGALNDSVPEKSIGGAYGDDEYNSSVSNSLGSGVGRTGSRLIGGVAETLSGQRNGFSLKHSFSNHEAPKSVNLDAHNIRSSAMSKNWKNSEEEEFMWDEVNPGLSDNVPNVSNNLSSDQWMADDDNLESEDHLQFTHPIGTKVNKGISTVKKQLPSSGGHSSLSWELQKQVPSAKLNMKPGHSEIFVSAPSGLPKNPNSSAARIRNQSSMPHTTIGMSKITGQQQFDSEGTESPSEQSSPLRQQSPKVPVTIRNPPSMRNLAEQDCPTTLKTSQHLGGLQSQYIRDPVPAIRSNVQVGNLRKSQEKDMRGPLSSATSFQPKPQQQQLGSSQAEVTLKAKQPLKSKAPLVKAKVTSEKSTTKCLPAPSVKSGIIPNKSITRNLDASNRPSQIGVKPTRSGGPSPATLISSGSPAMSLGSPDDYSPTLPKLPQGKAGKKQNDSTQPSTSSNNRGASAPSSNTANKNTLNPISNLLSSLVAKGLISAGTESATTVRSETVMRSKDQTESIAVSSSLPVASVPVSSAVPVKSSRIEADDAAKASLALSQSTSTEIRNLIGFDFKPDVIREMHPHVIEELLDELPHHCGDCGIRLKQQEQFNRHLEWHATKEREQNGLTVASRRWYVTSDDWIASKAECLSESEFTDSVDEYDDNKTDGSQLDTMVVADENQCLCVLCGELFEDVYCQERDEWMFKGAVYLNNPDSDSEMESRNVGPIIHARCLSDNSILGVTNTEHD, encoded by the exons ATGAACATGGAAAACTCTCGTAGATCTTTAGATAGATCGAGAGAACCAGGTGCAAAGAAACCTCGATTGATCGATGAGCTACAACAAGGTTCCAATCAAACTTCACGAACGTTTCCTCAACGACAACAACCTACCTCTGGGGTTGCTACGATGTTGTCGTCTGGTAGGTTTCGAATGAACGATAGAGACTCTGAAAGTAGTGATGGTGGCGGTGGTTACCACCCGCAACCACCGCCGCATCAAGAGCTGGTGACTCAGTATAAGGCTGCTCTTGCCGAGCTTACTTTTAACTCGAAACCGATAATTACTAATTTGACTATAATTGCTGGAGAGAATCTTTCTGCGGCGAAATCGATTGCTGGTGCTGTTTGTGGTAACATTCTTGAG GTTCCAAGTGACCAAAAGCTGCCATCGCTTTATCTCTTAGACAGTATTGTTAAGAATATTGGGCGTGATTACATAAAATACTTCGCTGTCAGACTACCCGAG GTATTCTGCAATACATACAGACAGGTTGATACTCCTGTCCATTCAAGTATGAGGCATCTTTTTGGAACTTGGAGAGGAGTCTTTCCTCCTCAGACTCTTCAGATAATTGAGAAGGAACTCAACTTCAATCCCGCGGTCAATGGTTCAGCTTCTGCATCTGCTACCCTTAGAAGTGATTCTCAGTCTCAACGCCCATCTCATAGCATCCATGTGAATCCCAAATATTTAGAAAGGCAACGTCTTCAGCAGTCCAGCAGG ACTAAAGGAGTATTTGATGATATGGCTGGAGTTATTTCAAATGCAAATGAAGGCGCAGAGAGGCCAGATCGAGCTTTGGGTGCTGCACGTCCATGGCTGGATCCTAGGCTTAACATGCAT AATAATCAGCATACTCATAGAGGTGCACTTAATGACTCTGTTCCTGAAAAGAGCATCGGCGGAGCCTATGGAGATGATGAGTATAATTCTAGTGTTTCAAATAGTTTGGGTTCAGGTGTTGGAAGAACCGGAAGTAGGCTCATTGGTGGTGTTGCAGAGACCTTATCCGGGCAAAGAAATGGTTTCAGCCTCAAACATAGTTTTTCAAATCATGAAGCACCGAAGTCTGTGAATTTGGATGCACATAACATAAGGAGCAGTGCAATGTCAAAGAACTGGAAAAATTCGGAGGAAGAGGAGTTCATGTGGGATGAGGTGAACCCTGGTTTGTCTGATAATGTACCTAATGTCTCTAACAACTTGAGCTCAGACCAATGGATGGCCGATGATGACAATTTG GAAAGTGAAGATCACCTCCAATTCACACACCCAATTGGAACAAAGGTTAATAAAGGAATATCCACTGTTAAGAAACAACTACCATCATCTGGGGGGCATTCATCATTATCATGGGAGTTGCAGAAGCAGGTCCCAAGTGCCAAATTGAATATGAAGCCAGGTCACTCAGAAATATTTGTTTCTGCTCCTAGTGGCTTACCCAAGAATCCAAATTCTTCGGCTGCGAGGATAAGAAATCAGTCTTCTATGCCGCATACAACAATAGGAATGTCCAAAATTACAGGACAGCAGCAATTTGATTCTGAGGGGACTGAGTCCCCTTCGGAACAGTCTTCACCTTTGCGACAACAGTCTCCAAAAGTGCCAGTAACAATACGAAACCCTCCTTCAATGCGAAATTTGGCTGAGCAAGATTGTCCAACAACTCTTAAAACATCTCAACATTTGGGTGGTCTGCAAAGTCAATATATTAGAGATCCCGTGCCTGCCATTCGTTCCAATGTTCAGGTTGGTAACTTGCGAAAATCACAAGAGAAGGACATGCGGGGTCCGTTATCTTCAGCAACTTCTTTTCAGCCAAAACCTCAGCAACAGCAGCTGGGTTCTTCACAGGCTGAAGTTACTCTTAAAGCTAAGCAGCCACTCAAATCTAAAGCTCCTTTAGTCAAAGCCAAAGTAACTTCAGAAAAGTCAACCACAAAGTGTCTTCCAGCTCCATCTGTGAAGAGTGGAATCATTCCCAATAAATCAATTACCAGAAATCTGGATGCAAGCAATCGTCCATCTCAAATAGGGGTTAAGCCTACTAGGTCAGGTGGTCCTTCCCCGGCCACATTAATTTCTTCGGGGTCTCCCGCCATGTCACTAGGTTCTCCAGATGATTATTCACCTACTCTGCCAAAACTACCGCAAGGGAAGGCTGGAAAGAAGCAAAATGATTCTACTCAACCATCTACTTCCTCCAACAATCGCGGTGCATCAGCTCCGAGCTCAAATACCGCCAATAAGAATACCTTGAATCCAATTTCAAATCTTTTAAGCTCATTAGTTGCGAAAGGTTTGATATCCGCAGGAACAGAGTCAGCAACTACAGTACGAAGTGAGACGGTGATGCGATCGAAAGACCAAACTGAAAGCATTGCTGTCAGTTCCTCTTTACCAGTTGCTTCAGTTCCTGTTTCTTCAGCTGTCCCAGTAAAATCTTCCAGAATTGAGGCAGATGATGCTGCAAAGGCCTCGCTTGCCTTGTCTCAATCAACTAGCACAGAAATTAGAAATCTCATTGGCTTTGATTTCAAACCTGATGTAATTCGAGAAATGCACCCACATGTAATCGAAGAATTATTGGATGAACTTCCACATCATTGCGGTGATTGTGGTATTAGGCTTAAACAACAAGAACAGTTTAATAGACACTTGGAATGGCATGCTACAAAAGAAAGAGAACAAAATGGTCTGACTGTAGCATCAAGAAGATGGTATGTAACGTCAGATGACTGGATTGCTAGCAAGGCAGAATGTCTGTCCGAGTCTGAGTTTACTGATTCTGTAGATGAATATGATGATAATAAAACAGACGGGAGTCAATTGGACACTATGGTTGTAGCAGATGAAAACCAATGCTTGTGTGTATTGTGTGGCGAGCTATTTGAAGATGTATACTGTCAGGAAAGGGACGAGTGGATGTTCAAGGGGGCTGTATACCTGAACAATCCAGATAGCGATAGCGAGATGGAAAGTAGAAATGTGGGGCCCATCATTCATGCTAGATGCTTGTCAGATAACTCAATACTTGGTGTGACTAATACA GAACATGATTGA
- the LOC11435271 gene encoding uncharacterized protein isoform X2: MRHLFGTWRGVFPPQTLQIIEKELNFNPAVNGSASASATLRSDSQSQRPSHSIHVNPKYLERQRLQQSSRTKGVFDDMAGVISNANEGAERPDRALGAARPWLDPRLNMHNNQHTHRGALNDSVPEKSIGGAYGDDEYNSSVSNSLGSGVGRTGSRLIGGVAETLSGQRNGFSLKHSFSNHEAPKSVNLDAHNIRSSAMSKNWKNSEEEEFMWDEVNPGLSDNVPNVSNNLSSDQWMADDDNLESEDHLQFTHPIGTKVNKGISTVKKQLPSSGGHSSLSWELQKQVPSAKLNMKPGHSEIFVSAPSGLPKNPNSSAARIRNQSSMPHTTIGMSKITGQQQFDSEGTESPSEQSSPLRQQSPKVPVTIRNPPSMRNLAEQDCPTTLKTSQHLGGLQSQYIRDPVPAIRSNVQVGNLRKSQEKDMRGPLSSATSFQPKPQQQQLGSSQAEVTLKAKQPLKSKAPLVKAKVTSEKSTTKCLPAPSVKSGIIPNKSITRNLDASNRPSQIGVKPTRSGGPSPATLISSGSPAMSLGSPDDYSPTLPKLPQGKAGKKQNDSTQPSTSSNNRGASAPSSNTANKNTLNPISNLLSSLVAKGLISAGTESATTVRSETVMRSKDQTESIAVSSSLPVASVPVSSAVPVKSSRIEADDAAKASLALSQSTSTEIRNLIGFDFKPDVIREMHPHVIEELLDELPHHCGDCGIRLKQQEQFNRHLEWHATKEREQNGLTVASRRWYVTSDDWIASKAECLSESEFTDSVDEYDDNKTDGSQLDTMVVADENQCLCVLCGELFEDVYCQERDEWMFKGAVYLNNPDSDSEMESRNVGPIIHARCLSDNSILGVTNTEHD; the protein is encoded by the exons ATGAGGCATCTTTTTGGAACTTGGAGAGGAGTCTTTCCTCCTCAGACTCTTCAGATAATTGAGAAGGAACTCAACTTCAATCCCGCGGTCAATGGTTCAGCTTCTGCATCTGCTACCCTTAGAAGTGATTCTCAGTCTCAACGCCCATCTCATAGCATCCATGTGAATCCCAAATATTTAGAAAGGCAACGTCTTCAGCAGTCCAGCAGG ACTAAAGGAGTATTTGATGATATGGCTGGAGTTATTTCAAATGCAAATGAAGGCGCAGAGAGGCCAGATCGAGCTTTGGGTGCTGCACGTCCATGGCTGGATCCTAGGCTTAACATGCAT AATAATCAGCATACTCATAGAGGTGCACTTAATGACTCTGTTCCTGAAAAGAGCATCGGCGGAGCCTATGGAGATGATGAGTATAATTCTAGTGTTTCAAATAGTTTGGGTTCAGGTGTTGGAAGAACCGGAAGTAGGCTCATTGGTGGTGTTGCAGAGACCTTATCCGGGCAAAGAAATGGTTTCAGCCTCAAACATAGTTTTTCAAATCATGAAGCACCGAAGTCTGTGAATTTGGATGCACATAACATAAGGAGCAGTGCAATGTCAAAGAACTGGAAAAATTCGGAGGAAGAGGAGTTCATGTGGGATGAGGTGAACCCTGGTTTGTCTGATAATGTACCTAATGTCTCTAACAACTTGAGCTCAGACCAATGGATGGCCGATGATGACAATTTG GAAAGTGAAGATCACCTCCAATTCACACACCCAATTGGAACAAAGGTTAATAAAGGAATATCCACTGTTAAGAAACAACTACCATCATCTGGGGGGCATTCATCATTATCATGGGAGTTGCAGAAGCAGGTCCCAAGTGCCAAATTGAATATGAAGCCAGGTCACTCAGAAATATTTGTTTCTGCTCCTAGTGGCTTACCCAAGAATCCAAATTCTTCGGCTGCGAGGATAAGAAATCAGTCTTCTATGCCGCATACAACAATAGGAATGTCCAAAATTACAGGACAGCAGCAATTTGATTCTGAGGGGACTGAGTCCCCTTCGGAACAGTCTTCACCTTTGCGACAACAGTCTCCAAAAGTGCCAGTAACAATACGAAACCCTCCTTCAATGCGAAATTTGGCTGAGCAAGATTGTCCAACAACTCTTAAAACATCTCAACATTTGGGTGGTCTGCAAAGTCAATATATTAGAGATCCCGTGCCTGCCATTCGTTCCAATGTTCAGGTTGGTAACTTGCGAAAATCACAAGAGAAGGACATGCGGGGTCCGTTATCTTCAGCAACTTCTTTTCAGCCAAAACCTCAGCAACAGCAGCTGGGTTCTTCACAGGCTGAAGTTACTCTTAAAGCTAAGCAGCCACTCAAATCTAAAGCTCCTTTAGTCAAAGCCAAAGTAACTTCAGAAAAGTCAACCACAAAGTGTCTTCCAGCTCCATCTGTGAAGAGTGGAATCATTCCCAATAAATCAATTACCAGAAATCTGGATGCAAGCAATCGTCCATCTCAAATAGGGGTTAAGCCTACTAGGTCAGGTGGTCCTTCCCCGGCCACATTAATTTCTTCGGGGTCTCCCGCCATGTCACTAGGTTCTCCAGATGATTATTCACCTACTCTGCCAAAACTACCGCAAGGGAAGGCTGGAAAGAAGCAAAATGATTCTACTCAACCATCTACTTCCTCCAACAATCGCGGTGCATCAGCTCCGAGCTCAAATACCGCCAATAAGAATACCTTGAATCCAATTTCAAATCTTTTAAGCTCATTAGTTGCGAAAGGTTTGATATCCGCAGGAACAGAGTCAGCAACTACAGTACGAAGTGAGACGGTGATGCGATCGAAAGACCAAACTGAAAGCATTGCTGTCAGTTCCTCTTTACCAGTTGCTTCAGTTCCTGTTTCTTCAGCTGTCCCAGTAAAATCTTCCAGAATTGAGGCAGATGATGCTGCAAAGGCCTCGCTTGCCTTGTCTCAATCAACTAGCACAGAAATTAGAAATCTCATTGGCTTTGATTTCAAACCTGATGTAATTCGAGAAATGCACCCACATGTAATCGAAGAATTATTGGATGAACTTCCACATCATTGCGGTGATTGTGGTATTAGGCTTAAACAACAAGAACAGTTTAATAGACACTTGGAATGGCATGCTACAAAAGAAAGAGAACAAAATGGTCTGACTGTAGCATCAAGAAGATGGTATGTAACGTCAGATGACTGGATTGCTAGCAAGGCAGAATGTCTGTCCGAGTCTGAGTTTACTGATTCTGTAGATGAATATGATGATAATAAAACAGACGGGAGTCAATTGGACACTATGGTTGTAGCAGATGAAAACCAATGCTTGTGTGTATTGTGTGGCGAGCTATTTGAAGATGTATACTGTCAGGAAAGGGACGAGTGGATGTTCAAGGGGGCTGTATACCTGAACAATCCAGATAGCGATAGCGAGATGGAAAGTAGAAATGTGGGGCCCATCATTCATGCTAGATGCTTGTCAGATAACTCAATACTTGGTGTGACTAATACA GAACATGATTGA